One window of the SAR202 cluster bacterium genome contains the following:
- a CDS encoding 4-hydroxybenzoate octaprenyltransferase: protein MIAKIITKIKILSDSIRFQETIFTLPFAFIGSVIASRGIPELTQILWITLALTGGRTLGMACNRIIDIEQDKLNPRTQNRALVTGDLKKFEVGALAFSGLILLFISAYMLNPLALLLSPIAAIFVFSYSYFKRFTWGSHFAIGITDSVAP from the coding sequence TTGATAGCAAAAATTATAACTAAAATAAAAATCTTATCTGATTCTATAAGATTTCAAGAAACAATTTTCACTCTTCCATTTGCTTTTATTGGCAGTGTTATAGCCTCAAGAGGTATACCAGAATTAACACAAATACTATGGATTACTTTAGCTCTTACTGGAGGCAGAACTCTTGGAATGGCTTGTAATAGAATTATTGATATAGAACAAGATAAATTAAACCCAAGAACGCAAAATCGAGCTTTAGTAACAGGTGATTTAAAGAAATTTGAAGTTGGTGCGTTAGCTTTTTCTGGGCTTATATTACTATTCATATCAGCATATATGCTAAACCCCTTAGCATTACTCTTGTCACCAATAGCTGCAATTTTTGTTTTTTCATATTCGTATTTTAAACGATTCACATGGGGATCCCATTTTGCAATAGGTATAACAGATAGTGTAGCACCTA
- a CDS encoding menaquinone biosynthesis decarboxylase, with the protein MNFNNLNEFIDFLEKRNELKRITTTVDSNLEITEIVDRVFKNSGPALLFENVVGSDFPLLINLFGTEQRMCWGLGVDNPSELINKIKDLLANVENPPKTILDKINALKTLFSLRVIQPKSVKKAECQEVIYKNNEVDLYKLPLMTCWPEDGGPFITMPLVFTRDPITNIRNVGTYRMQVYNKNTTGMHWQTHKVGKSHMAKAKEVGKRYIDVSVAIGADPTTMWTGSAPLPPQIDEMMLSGFLKNSNVKMVKCVTNDLEVPASSEIVLEGYVDTEEMRDEGPFGDHTGYYSGKEPYPVFHVNAITHKKNPTYVSTVVGIPPKEDYVMGKMTEKLFLPIIQMAIPEIRDMNMPAEGIFHNLVIVSIKKSYPGQAYKVMYALWGLGLLSLAKIIIVVDEFVDINNNSELLWRVTNNIAPDRDVITLKGPTDDLDHTMTSFAFGGKLGIDATRKIEGESGLKEWPNDIVMSQEIKDLVTKKWEKYGLE; encoded by the coding sequence TTGAATTTTAATAACCTAAATGAATTTATTGATTTTTTAGAAAAGCGTAACGAATTGAAAAGAATAACTACTACTGTTGATTCAAATTTGGAAATCACAGAAATTGTCGATCGCGTATTTAAAAATTCTGGTCCAGCTCTACTATTTGAAAATGTAGTAGGTTCTGACTTCCCCTTATTAATTAATTTATTTGGAACAGAACAAAGAATGTGCTGGGGACTTGGAGTAGACAATCCATCAGAACTTATAAATAAAATAAAAGACTTATTAGCAAATGTTGAAAATCCTCCTAAAACGATTTTAGATAAAATAAACGCACTAAAAACGTTATTTTCTTTACGCGTAATACAACCAAAATCTGTTAAGAAAGCAGAATGCCAAGAAGTTATCTATAAAAATAACGAGGTTGATTTATATAAATTGCCACTTATGACCTGCTGGCCAGAAGACGGCGGACCATTTATAACTATGCCGTTAGTATTTACCCGCGATCCAATTACTAACATTAGAAATGTCGGAACTTATAGAATGCAAGTATATAATAAAAATACAACAGGAATGCATTGGCAAACTCATAAAGTTGGTAAAAGCCATATGGCAAAAGCAAAAGAAGTTGGAAAACGTTATATCGATGTTTCTGTAGCAATCGGTGCAGACCCTACAACCATGTGGACTGGATCTGCTCCACTTCCACCACAAATTGATGAAATGATGCTTTCTGGGTTTCTAAAAAATTCTAACGTTAAAATGGTAAAATGTGTCACTAACGATTTAGAGGTCCCAGCATCTTCAGAAATTGTCCTAGAAGGATACGTTGATACTGAAGAAATGCGCGATGAAGGCCCATTTGGAGATCATACGGGGTATTATTCAGGCAAAGAACCCTATCCTGTGTTTCATGTTAATGCAATTACACATAAAAAAAATCCAACTTATGTATCGACTGTTGTTGGCATTCCTCCTAAAGAAGATTATGTTATGGGCAAAATGACAGAAAAATTATTCTTACCAATAATACAAATGGCAATTCCTGAAATACGCGATATGAATATGCCTGCAGAAGGCATATTTCACAATTTAGTCATTGTTTCCATTAAAAAATCATATCCTGGGCAAGCGTATAAAGTCATGTATGCTTTATGGGGTTTAGGCCTTCTGAGTTTAGCAAAAATAATTATAGTAGTAGATGAATTCGTGGATATTAATAACAATTCCGAATTATTATGGAGAGTAACTAACAACATTGCTCCAGATAGAGATGTTATTACACTAAAAGGCCCTACTGACGATCTAGATCATACAATGACAAGTTTTGCATTCGGAGGTAAACTTGGAATTGATGCAACACGGAAAATTGAAGGTGAATCAGGGCTAAAAGAATGGCCAAATGATATAGTCATGTCTCAAGAAATAAAAGATTTAGTAACTAAAAAGTGGGAAAAATACGGTTTGGAATAG